Proteins encoded together in one Leptolyngbya sp. 'hensonii' window:
- a CDS encoding IS630 family transposase (programmed frameshift) — MQPYSLDLRQKIVDAYLEGNTSQRQIAIQFRVAYSFVRKLIKQHRETGEIVPKQRTVQTPTKLSVEQLEILETIVESNNDATLAELCNLLEQRVGVRVGVSTMFRMLEKLNLTLKKKTLHPDEKETERVQTKRVEFWQLVRGFLAQNLIFIDESGVDLALNRLWARAPKGRRAHGKRPSQRGKRVSILGAISLREVVTYCNLMGSTDGLTFEAFISQKLVPKLWKGACVILDNCSIHLGEDVRKLIEDAGAKLIFLPPYSPDFSPIENCFSKIKSILRSIKARSYPELAKAIDEAFSQVSSSDLRNWFSHCCYCASPA; from the exons GTGCAACCATACTCACTAGATCTTAGACAGAAAATTGTTGATGCATATCTTGAAGGGAATACGTCGCAACGTCAAATCGCTATACAATTTCGAGTTGCTTATAGTTTCGTGCGAAAGTTAATCAAACAACATCGGGAAACAGGTGAGATTGTCCCCAAACAACGAACTGTGCAAACACCGACCAAACTAAGTGTTGAGCAACTGGAGATTTTAGAGACGATTGTTGAATCGAATAACGACGCGACGTTGGCAGAGTTATGTAACTTGTTAGAACAGAGGGTCGGTGTCCGAGTTGGCGTTTCGACAATGTTTCGAATGCTAGAGAAGCTGAACTTAACGCTTAA AAAAAAAACTCTGCATCCCGACGAAAAGGAAACTGAGCGAGTGCAAACTAAACGAGTCGAATTTTGGCAACTGGTTCGAGGATTTCTAGCTCAAAATCTAATCTTCATTGATGAATCAGGAGTGGACTTAGCCTTGAACCGACTCTGGGCGCGTGCACCGAAAGGCAGACGAGCACATGGCAAGCGTCCAAGCCAGCGAGGGAAACGAGTCTCGATTCTAGGGGCGATTAGTCTGCGGGAGGTCGTGACTTACTGCAATCTCATGGGGTCAACTGATGGACTGACCTTTGAAGCCTTTATTTCCCAGAAACTTGTGCCTAAGTTATGGAAAGGTGCCTGTGTCATCCTGGATAACTGCTCTATTCATCTGGGTGAAGACGTTAGAAAGTTGATTGAGGATGCAGGAGCCAAGCTAATTTTCCTACCCCCTTACTCACCAGACTTTTCGCCTATCGAGAATTGCTTTTCAAAGATTAAGAGCATTCTGCGTTCGATTAAGGCACGCAGTTATCCAGAACTTGCCAAAGCTATTGATGAAGCTTTCTCCCAGGTGTCATCGAGCGACTTAAGGAACTGGTTCTCTCATTGCTGTTACTGTGCCTCACCAGCATAA
- the thrS gene encoding threonine--tRNA ligase has translation MVSSVLPPHANPTRTETLLRLRHTCAHVLAMAVQTLFPETKVTIGPWTETGFYYDFDRQIPFTPDDLIQIETEMRRIINANLPIIQEVVDRAQIRAEIEQLHEPYKLEILDSIPADEPITRYFIGCADTLQGVAEASLFHIAADTLTQKQMGKDCWWDLCAGPHLNSTGEINPNAFALESVAGAYWRGDETKPQLQRIYGTAWETPEQLQAYLTQKEEAKRRDHRKLGQELDLFSIQEDAGGGLVFWHPKGARMRLLIEDYWRKAHLDAGYELLYTPHIANLDLWKTSGHFDFYRENMFDSMEIETQQYQLKPMNCPFHVLTYQSHLHSYRELPIRWAELGTVYRYERSGVLHGLMRVRGFTQDDAHIFCLPDQVADEILGVLNLTETILSDFGFTEYEVNLSTRPAKSVGTDDIWQLATDALVEALNTKGWDYITDEGGGAFYGPKIDIKIKDAIGRLWQCSTIQVDFNLPERFEMEYVAADGSRQRPIMIHRAIFGSLERFFGILTENYAGDFPLWLAPVQVRVLAVSDDQRAYATAIAQQLKQLGYRVEIDSSGERLGKQIRTAEVEKIPVVAVVGKREIENQTLSVRTRQSGELGSLTRLELQERMQQAIENKQPI, from the coding sequence ATGGTCAGTTCTGTTCTTCCGCCCCATGCCAACCCAACCCGCACCGAAACCTTGCTGCGGCTTCGTCATACCTGTGCCCATGTGCTGGCAATGGCAGTGCAAACGCTGTTTCCAGAGACCAAAGTGACGATTGGACCCTGGACAGAGACTGGCTTCTACTATGACTTTGACCGTCAAATCCCCTTCACCCCTGACGATCTCATCCAGATTGAAACCGAGATGCGGCGCATCATCAACGCCAATTTGCCGATCATTCAAGAAGTGGTCGATCGAGCGCAAATCCGGGCAGAAATTGAGCAACTCCACGAACCCTACAAACTGGAAATCCTCGACAGCATTCCCGCTGATGAACCGATCACACGCTACTTCATTGGCTGTGCAGATACCCTGCAAGGCGTGGCAGAGGCTTCTTTGTTTCACATTGCGGCAGATACCCTGACCCAGAAACAGATGGGCAAAGATTGCTGGTGGGATTTGTGTGCGGGTCCTCACCTCAACTCCACGGGGGAAATTAACCCCAATGCCTTTGCCCTGGAGAGTGTCGCTGGAGCCTACTGGCGAGGGGATGAAACCAAACCGCAGTTACAACGGATTTACGGCACCGCCTGGGAAACCCCAGAACAGCTACAGGCGTATCTCACCCAAAAAGAAGAAGCGAAACGCCGCGACCATCGCAAGTTGGGACAAGAACTCGATTTATTTAGTATCCAGGAGGATGCAGGCGGGGGACTGGTCTTCTGGCATCCCAAAGGGGCACGAATGCGGCTCTTGATTGAAGACTACTGGCGCAAAGCGCATCTGGATGCAGGGTACGAACTACTCTACACGCCGCATATTGCCAATCTCGATCTCTGGAAAACCTCCGGTCACTTCGATTTCTACCGCGAGAATATGTTTGACTCGATGGAGATTGAGACGCAGCAATACCAACTGAAGCCGATGAACTGCCCGTTTCATGTGCTGACTTACCAGAGCCATCTTCATTCCTATCGAGAATTACCGATTCGTTGGGCAGAGTTGGGCACCGTCTATCGCTATGAGCGATCGGGCGTGTTGCATGGTTTGATGCGGGTGCGCGGTTTTACTCAGGATGATGCTCACATTTTCTGTTTACCAGACCAGGTGGCAGACGAAATCCTGGGTGTACTGAACCTCACGGAAACAATCCTTTCTGATTTTGGTTTCACCGAATACGAGGTGAATCTTTCCACTCGCCCTGCCAAATCGGTAGGAACGGATGACATCTGGCAATTAGCCACAGATGCCCTGGTTGAAGCCTTAAATACTAAAGGTTGGGACTATATCACCGATGAAGGTGGTGGTGCGTTTTATGGTCCTAAAATCGATATCAAGATCAAAGATGCGATCGGACGTTTGTGGCAATGTTCCACCATCCAGGTCGATTTCAATTTGCCGGAACGCTTTGAGATGGAATATGTCGCTGCTGATGGCTCACGCCAACGTCCGATCATGATTCACCGCGCCATCTTTGGGTCGTTAGAGCGATTCTTTGGCATTCTCACCGAAAACTATGCCGGAGATTTTCCCCTCTGGTTGGCTCCAGTCCAGGTGCGAGTGTTGGCGGTAAGTGATGATCAACGAGCGTATGCCACTGCGATCGCCCAGCAACTCAAACAACTGGGATACCGAGTTGAAATCGATTCCAGTGGCGAACGATTGGGTAAACAAATTCGCACCGCAGAAGTGGAAAAGATCCCCGTCGTTGCAGTTGTTGGGAAACGAGAAATAGAAAACCAAACCTTGAGTGTGCGAACCCGCCAGTCAGGAGAACTCGGATCGTTAACGCGATTAGAGCTCCAGGAAAGAATGCAGCAAGCAATTGAAAATAAACAACCGATTTAG
- a CDS encoding type I restriction enzyme HsdR N-terminal domain-containing protein, with protein MSIAITEAITTIAEAERKFKLSRTEDEAFFLEWQTSLPELSDAERLALDEARRRYLYQRSQGQLLEGTVTLLLASPLLAIAGFYDPPFRVRAEASVQLTLEDEEEVLQGRIDVLVLLNQFWVVVLESKKTALSVWTALPQTLAYLMANPQPEQPSFGMVTNGDEILFVKLVQREQRLYGLSRVFAPFSSSQELRNALQILKQISRAIGEGVE; from the coding sequence ATGTCCATTGCGATTACTGAAGCAATTACAACGATCGCTGAAGCAGAACGAAAATTTAAGCTGTCACGTACGGAAGATGAAGCATTTTTTTTGGAATGGCAGACTTCGTTGCCAGAACTTTCTGATGCTGAACGATTGGCTCTAGATGAGGCACGGCGGCGGTACCTCTATCAGCGATCGCAAGGACAATTGTTAGAAGGCACTGTGACGTTGTTGCTGGCATCTCCCCTGCTGGCAATTGCAGGCTTTTACGATCCTCCGTTTCGGGTGCGGGCAGAAGCATCGGTGCAGTTGACGCTGGAGGATGAGGAAGAGGTGCTACAAGGACGTATTGATGTGTTGGTGCTGCTGAATCAGTTTTGGGTGGTGGTTTTGGAGTCTAAGAAAACGGCGTTGTCGGTCTGGACGGCACTGCCGCAAACGCTGGCGTATTTGATGGCAAATCCTCAGCCGGAGCAACCCAGTTTTGGCATGGTGACGAATGGCGATGAAATTCTGTTTGTGAAATTGGTGCAGCGAGAGCAACGGCTGTATGGTCTATCACGGGTGTTTGCGCCGTTTTCGTCTAGTCAAGAACTCCGCAATGCGCTGCAAATTCTGAAGCAAATCAGTCGGGCGATCGGAGAGGGAGTAGAGTAA
- a CDS encoding DUF1636 domain-containing protein — MSQHTLFICKSCAFSPTNRDYMGQRGGYHLWQSLLRLHHQWQLQAEYNIEAVNCLSGCNRACAIAFAAPDKTTLMFGDLPPLQSASAILKLAEQYYTSLDGIVPRQERPELLKKGILATIPPLLSRTEASES, encoded by the coding sequence ATGTCCCAACACACCCTATTCATCTGCAAATCCTGCGCCTTCTCCCCAACCAATCGAGATTATATGGGGCAACGAGGTGGTTATCATCTCTGGCAAAGCCTGTTACGGTTGCACCATCAATGGCAGCTACAAGCTGAATACAACATTGAGGCAGTGAATTGTTTAAGTGGCTGTAATCGAGCTTGCGCGATCGCCTTTGCTGCCCCCGACAAAACCACCCTGATGTTTGGCGATTTGCCTCCCCTGCAAAGTGCTTCTGCCATCTTGAAATTAGCGGAGCAATACTATACCAGTCTGGATGGCATAGTTCCTCGCCAGGAACGCCCTGAATTACTCAAAAAGGGAATTCTCGCCACAATTCCACCACTGCTGAGCAGAACTGAAGCCTCAGAGTCATAG